CCGGCCGCGTCATCGAACTCCAGCAACTCGTCGAGTTCGAAGTCGAAGCGCCCGTTCTGGTCTTCCGCGAAGCCCTCGGCGAGCAGGCTCACCGACACTCCGTTCGCGTCGGATGCGAAGGCGCCGTCCACGAGGTAGTCGGCGATCCGCGAGGTCCCGCCGCCGCTCGTATCGAAGGCCCGCATCCGCAGCCGCGCGGACACCGCGTCGCTCTCGTCCGTGAGATCCACGAACCCGAACGGCCGCAGCGGAAGCGCTGGAAGGCCGGACGAAAGGTCCACCACGTACAGCTCGAACCGGACTCCGTTTTCGGGGCCGCCGTCCCCGTACTCCACGTACGCGTCGATGGACGCGTCGAAGATGAACTCCTTGCCGAGAAAGTTGATGGGGAAGAGCGGCGTCTTCCCGCCCGATGCACGGCTCGCCGCGACGTTCGCCACCGCGCGTTCGAGCGAACGCGGCTCGAGAGCGCGGAGAAGATCGAGCCGATCGGAGGCGCCCCGGAGCTGCGCGTGGGCCACCCGATTCGCCCGGGGTTCGGACAGCCCGAGCACCTCGGCGATCGTCCGCACCTGCGCCACGATCGCGTTGTCCGCGGCGAACCGAAGCGAGTAGATGGAGTTCGCCGCCAACTCGGGATCGAAGGGGGGATCGGGCAGCGGCGGTCCGACGATGCCCCGTTCCTCCGCACAACCCGCGGCCGTCAGTACGAGCAGCCCCACCGCCAGGGCACGACATCTTCCCGCCACCGCGATCCCTCCCCTCATGGTTGAAGCTCTCCTCATGGTTGAAGCGATTGGACAGGAGAAAGACGAGGCAAGCGCGAAGCGGGTCACGGCACACGGGAGCACACGGGTGCACGCGGGAGGCGGAAGCGGCTGGTCACGGTCCCCACCGCGCGCATACCTTGGCGAAGCGTTCAAGAATCCGGCATTCGTCACTACGGCCCCCGGCCGGGGGCTCTTGATTCCGAGGAGGTAGGATGCACGCCTTGCCCGACCTGCCGTACGCCCACGACGCGCTCGAACCGACGATCGACGCGCGCACGATGGAGATCCACCACGGCAAGCATCACCAGGTGTACGTGAACATGCTGAACGGCGCGCTCGAAGGTCACGACGACCTCGCGGGCCTCTCCCTGGAGGCGCTCCTGCGCGGCATCGCAGACGTGCCCGAGTCGATCCGCGGAGCGGTGCGGAACCACGGCGGCGGACACTCGAACCATTCGCTGTTCTGGACTGCGATGTCTCCGGACGGGGGCGGGAGTCCGTCGGGCGACCTCGCGGCCGCCATCGATGGCGCCTGCGGTTCCTTCGACGACTTCAAGGCGGCGTTCCAGCAGGCGGGGCTCACCCGCTTCGGCAGCGGCTGGGCGTGGCTCGTGGCCGGGGACGGCGGCGAACTCTCCGTGTACTCCACCGCGAACCAGGACAGCCCGCTGATGCAGGGAGACACGCCGCTCCTGGGCGTGGACGTGTGGGAACACGCGTACTACCTGAACTACCAGAACCGCCGCGCGGACTACCTCGCCGCGTTCTGGGACGTGGTCGACTGGGCCGCAGTGGCCGCCCGTTACGCCGCCGCCACCGGCTGACCGCCCCGAAACAGCAGCGGCCCGAGTTCGGGGTCAGTCGCCGAGGCTGACCCCGATCGCCTGGGCCGTCATCACGATGTCGCCGTCCACGGGCACCAGCTTGGGGTTGGCGAGCGCCTCGGCGAGCGGGATCGCGCGTACGAGCGGCGGATCGAGCGCGACCATCGTCCCGAATCGGCCGCGGGCCACGCACCGCACGGCGGCGGCGCCGAAGCGCAGCGACATGACGCGGTCGTAGGAGGTCGGCGTGCCGCCGCGCTGCAGGTGGCCCAGCGTCAGCGACCGCGTCTCCTTCCCCGTGCGCCGTGCGATCTCGCGCGCCACCATGTCGCCCAGGCCGCCCAGCCGCTCCTGGTCGTCCCCGCCGCCGTGGACGGTCTTCGTCACCATCTCCCCTCCGGCGGGCTTGGCGCCCTCCGCCACGCAGACGATGCTGAACTCCCGCCCCGCCGCTTCACGCTCCCGGATCTTGTCGCACACCCTTTCGATGTCGAAGGGAATCTCGGGGATGAGGATGACGTCGGCCGAGCCGGCCAGCCCGCTGTAGAGCGCGATCCATCCGGCGTCCCGTCCCATGACTTCCACCACCATGACGCGGCGGTGGCTCTCCGCCGTGGAGTGAAGCTTCCCGATTGCGTCGGTCGCCGTCGCCACCGCCGTGAGAAACCCGAACGTGAGGCTGGTTCCGCACAGGTCGTTGTCGATCGTCTTCGGCACGCCGACCACCGGGAGCCCCCGCTTCGACAGCCGGTGCGCGAGGTGGAGACTGCCGTCCCCGCCGATCGCGATCAACGCGTCGATGCCATGCTGCCGGAGGCTCTCGATGACCTCACCGGATCGGTCGCGCCGCTCGATCGAGCCGTCCGGCAGGCGCACGGGCCACGCGAACGGGTCCGAGCGGTTGGTCGTCCCCAGAATCGTCCCGCCACGGTGCGTGATCCCCCGCACTTCATCGCTCCCCAGCGGAATCACCTGCCCGGGATCATCCGGCAGCAGCCCCCCGTAGCCGTTCTCGATGCCCACCACGCTCCAGCCGCGGCGGCGGGCGCTCAACACGATGGCGCGAATGACAGCGTTCAGCCCCGGTGCGTCCCCTCCGCCGGTGTTGATCGCGATCTTGCGGATCTTCCCCGCTCCGCCCGTTTTCCTCTCGTTCATGGCCCGATTATCGGCAAGGCGGGGGGTTGACGCTACGCCCGGCCCGGGGCACCCTCGCTGCCATGGTTCGCCCAACGCCGCTGGAAACGATCCTGTTCGATCTCGACGGGACCCTCGTGGACTCGACCGACCTCATCGCGGCATCGTGGCGCCATACGATGAAGGCCCACTTCGAGGACCCCCCGCCGGACGAGGTGTGGCTGAGCACCCTGGGCCAGCCGCTGCGGACCCAACTCGGCTATCTCGTGGATTCGGCCGAGGAAGTACAGGCCATGGTCGAGACCTACATCGACCACAACTTCCGGGAACACGAACGGCTCATCCGCTCGTTTCCGGGCGTCCGCGAGACGGTCGTCCGGTTACGCGAGGAGGGGGTCCGGCTCGGCGTGGTCACGAGCAAGGCGAGCGCCGGAACGGCCCGGAGCCTGGCGGCGTGCGCGCTGGACCAGGCGCTTTTCGACGTGATCGTCACGTCCGATGAGCCCGTGCCGCACAAGCCCGACCCGGCCCCCATCCGGCTGGCGCTGGAACGCCTGGAAGCCCCTGCCGAAACCGCCGCCTACGTGGGGGACTCCGTATGGGACATGCGGGCGGGCCACGCGGCCGGCGTGACGACGATCGCCGCGCTGTGGGGTCCGTTCTCGGAGCGGGAACTGGTGATCGAACGCCCCCACATCATGCTCGACGCGATCGGGGATCTCCTGCGCTACGCCGCGTCGTCCCAGCAGTCACGGTCACCCGCCTGAGGGGTCTCTCGCCTCAGTTCCCGGCCGTCCCGCTCTCCGAGAAGGCGAGCGCCCCCTCCTTGAGCGAACCGTTGGCCAGCGCCGCGGCGAGCGCTTCGTCGAGCGTCTCCACGAGGTGGAAGTCCAGCTGCTCGCACACGTGATCCGGG
This window of the Candidatus Palauibacter australiensis genome carries:
- a CDS encoding ATP-dependent 6-phosphofructokinase encodes the protein MNERKTGGAGKIRKIAINTGGGDAPGLNAVIRAIVLSARRRGWSVVGIENGYGGLLPDDPGQVIPLGSDEVRGITHRGGTILGTTNRSDPFAWPVRLPDGSIERRDRSGEVIESLRQHGIDALIAIGGDGSLHLAHRLSKRGLPVVGVPKTIDNDLCGTSLTFGFLTAVATATDAIGKLHSTAESHRRVMVVEVMGRDAGWIALYSGLAGSADVILIPEIPFDIERVCDKIREREAAGREFSIVCVAEGAKPAGGEMVTKTVHGGGDDQERLGGLGDMVAREIARRTGKETRSLTLGHLQRGGTPTSYDRVMSLRFGAAAVRCVARGRFGTMVALDPPLVRAIPLAEALANPKLVPVDGDIVMTAQAIGVSLGD
- a CDS encoding superoxide dismutase, producing MHALPDLPYAHDALEPTIDARTMEIHHGKHHQVYVNMLNGALEGHDDLAGLSLEALLRGIADVPESIRGAVRNHGGGHSNHSLFWTAMSPDGGGSPSGDLAAAIDGACGSFDDFKAAFQQAGLTRFGSGWAWLVAGDGGELSVYSTANQDSPLMQGDTPLLGVDVWEHAYYLNYQNRRADYLAAFWDVVDWAAVAARYAAATG
- a CDS encoding HAD-IA family hydrolase encodes the protein MVRPTPLETILFDLDGTLVDSTDLIAASWRHTMKAHFEDPPPDEVWLSTLGQPLRTQLGYLVDSAEEVQAMVETYIDHNFREHERLIRSFPGVRETVVRLREEGVRLGVVTSKASAGTARSLAACALDQALFDVIVTSDEPVPHKPDPAPIRLALERLEAPAETAAYVGDSVWDMRAGHAAGVTTIAALWGPFSERELVIERPHIMLDAIGDLLRYAASSQQSRSPA